The Gordonia sp. KTR9 genome contains a region encoding:
- a CDS encoding mycofactocin-coupled SDR family oxidoreductase, producing the protein MGKLDGKVALITGAARGQGRSHAIALAAQGADIIAVDLCENIATNEYPLAAPEDLDETQRLVEKEERRCVAVRADVREPSQLRDAVDAGIAELGRIDIVVANAGICPMGAEISKGAFLDAVNVDLVGVINTVSAAYPHLSAGASIIATGSVAAMVKGATDSPAMGPGGAGYSHAKQGVARFVHDLALQLAPESIRVNAVHPTNCNTDMLQSDPMYRVFRPDLEAPTRDDAEVAFPAMQPMPIGYIEPVDVSNAVVFLASDESRYVTGLQLKVDGGALLPHTAPYASA; encoded by the coding sequence ATGGGAAAACTCGACGGCAAGGTCGCCCTCATCACCGGCGCGGCCCGGGGCCAGGGCCGAAGCCACGCGATCGCGCTCGCGGCACAGGGAGCCGACATCATCGCGGTGGACCTCTGCGAGAACATCGCAACAAACGAATATCCGTTGGCGGCACCGGAAGACCTCGATGAAACCCAGCGTCTGGTCGAGAAGGAAGAACGGCGATGCGTGGCCGTCCGGGCCGATGTACGCGAACCGTCGCAGTTGCGGGATGCGGTAGACGCCGGAATCGCCGAACTCGGACGGATCGACATCGTCGTGGCGAACGCCGGTATCTGCCCAATGGGCGCGGAGATCTCGAAGGGAGCCTTCCTCGATGCCGTCAACGTCGACCTGGTCGGCGTGATCAACACCGTCAGCGCGGCGTATCCCCATTTGTCTGCCGGCGCCTCGATCATCGCGACCGGATCCGTGGCGGCGATGGTCAAGGGTGCCACCGACAGCCCTGCCATGGGACCCGGTGGTGCCGGATACTCACACGCCAAACAGGGTGTGGCCCGATTCGTGCACGACCTCGCCCTCCAGTTGGCACCCGAGTCGATTCGCGTCAACGCAGTCCATCCGACGAACTGCAACACCGACATGCTGCAGAGCGACCCGATGTACCGCGTGTTCCGACCGGATCTCGAAGCACCGACTCGCGACGACGCCGAAGTCGCCTTCCCCGCCATGCAGCCGATGCCGATCGGCTACATCGAGCCTGTCGATGTCAGCAACGCCGTCGTCTTTCTGGCGTCCGATGAGTCGCGCTATGTGACTGGTCTGCAGCTGAAGGTCGACGGTGGAGCCCTCCTACCGCACACCGCACCGTACGCGAGCGCATAA
- a CDS encoding aldehyde dehydrogenase family protein — protein sequence MTKDFSNLYINGEWVPPSSGETLPVINPATEEVIGTAPRGTRTDMVRAIDAARTAFDEGPWPQMSMQERSIVMRRMAELMEKRFDDLVELNIAETGGTRAVAESVQVGFPIQHFRDMVERVMPSYPLAKPIAPHIGTGMEQGVILREPWGVAALISAYNFPFFLNIMKIAPALASGCTTVLKPAPTTPLEALVIAEIAEEAGLPAGVLNVVHGDLDGAVELTTNPKVDLVSFTGSDTVGRKVMEQASPTLKKVVLELGGKSANIICDDADLQKAIPSVVGGMIVHAGQGCALLTRTLVHRSRYDELVAILKGALAGVKVGDPAEPDTAMGPLGSEAQRHKVEDLIRIGVEEGASIAFGGGRPQGLDKGFFVEPTLFVDVDNSMTIAQREFFGPVGVVIPFDDDDEAVRIANDSDYGLAAGIWANSPARAYGIAKRIRTGFVNVNGGSGGISPHAAFGGYKQSGLGREWGEAGLDEFLQTKTVSWAVASG from the coding sequence ATGACAAAAGACTTTTCCAATCTGTACATCAACGGCGAATGGGTCCCTCCGTCCTCAGGCGAGACCCTCCCGGTAATCAATCCGGCGACCGAAGAGGTCATCGGAACCGCTCCACGAGGTACACGTACCGACATGGTGCGGGCCATCGACGCCGCGCGCACCGCGTTCGATGAGGGTCCGTGGCCCCAGATGTCGATGCAGGAGCGGTCGATTGTCATGCGACGCATGGCTGAGTTGATGGAGAAGCGTTTCGATGACCTCGTCGAACTGAACATCGCCGAGACCGGTGGGACGCGGGCGGTTGCAGAATCGGTGCAGGTCGGCTTTCCGATACAGCACTTCCGAGACATGGTCGAGCGAGTGATGCCCTCGTATCCGCTGGCGAAGCCCATCGCCCCACACATCGGTACCGGAATGGAACAAGGAGTCATACTCCGGGAGCCGTGGGGGGTCGCCGCACTGATCTCGGCTTACAACTTTCCCTTCTTCCTCAACATCATGAAGATCGCGCCCGCGCTGGCATCGGGATGCACCACGGTACTCAAACCGGCGCCGACGACTCCTCTGGAGGCACTTGTCATCGCAGAGATCGCAGAAGAGGCAGGACTGCCGGCAGGTGTGTTGAACGTCGTGCACGGGGATCTCGACGGTGCCGTGGAGCTCACCACCAATCCGAAGGTCGATCTGGTGAGCTTCACGGGATCGGACACAGTCGGCAGGAAAGTCATGGAGCAGGCATCGCCCACGCTCAAGAAGGTCGTCCTCGAACTCGGGGGCAAATCGGCCAACATCATCTGCGACGACGCCGACCTACAGAAAGCCATTCCGAGCGTGGTCGGCGGCATGATTGTTCATGCTGGCCAAGGCTGCGCACTGCTGACCCGTACGTTGGTCCATCGATCCCGCTACGACGAACTCGTCGCGATCCTCAAGGGCGCTCTTGCGGGCGTGAAGGTTGGCGACCCCGCCGAGCCGGACACCGCCATGGGCCCATTGGGTAGCGAGGCGCAACGCCACAAAGTTGAGGACCTCATCCGCATCGGTGTCGAAGAAGGGGCATCGATTGCCTTCGGTGGAGGCCGGCCCCAGGGATTGGACAAAGGGTTCTTCGTCGAACCCACCCTGTTTGTCGACGTCGACAACTCAATGACCATCGCGCAGCGTGAGTTCTTCGGTCCCGTGGGCGTGGTCATCCCGTTCGACGATGATGACGAGGCCGTGCGCATTGCCAACGACAGCGATTACGGACTGGCAGCCGGCATCTGGGCAAACAGTCCAGCACGTGCGTACGGCATCGCAAAGCGCATTCGCACCGGATTCGTGAACGTCAACGGCGGTAGTGGCGGTATCAGCCCCCATGCGGCTTTCGGTGGCTACAAACAGAGCGGGCTGGGTCGTGAGTGGGGCGAGGCGGGCCTCGACGAGTTCTTGCAGACCAAAACCGTCTCCTGGGCCGTCGCATCCGGTTAG
- a CDS encoding ferredoxin, producing the protein MKAHIDLDKCSGHARCYQVDPDLFDIDASGYALRAEVDLPSDAEAKGHEAVAACPERAIALVR; encoded by the coding sequence ATGAAGGCACACATCGATTTGGACAAATGTTCAGGGCACGCACGCTGCTACCAGGTTGATCCAGACCTGTTCGACATCGACGCCAGCGGTTACGCCCTACGCGCTGAGGTCGATCTGCCGTCAGATGCCGAGGCCAAGGGCCACGAAGCTGTCGCCGCCTGCCCGGAGCGAGCCATCGCCCTGGTGCGCTGA
- a CDS encoding cytochrome P450, producing MTSVEKPGTCPVHSINPFEARPAGEWIAQFDQLRDEAPLISNEFGVPHYIVTRYEDMMAVYQDAKTFSSRAVSVFDPEPGYKWIPEMLDGDEHRQWRKQLGPLFSPKEADKLEDKIRARAIELIEPIVNGTECDFMEAFAFKYPTSIFLELMGLPVEDLDKLMVWEHDILHATGDTEEVTRTRMAAMNAVIEYFGSIIEARREHPQDDLISQALAFEIDGEPVSADDMNSFCLLMFMAGMDTVSATLGLIFHHLAANPDHRQMILDDEELIPSAIEEFIRAYAIVVPARQATKDTEVAGCPIRKGEMLSLPLNAATRDGNVYDDATEIILDRSPNNHIGFGAGPHRCLGSHLARRELRIALEEWHKRIPHYRLAENAAPMEMGSQLGLNSVPIVWDR from the coding sequence ATGACCAGCGTAGAGAAACCCGGCACTTGCCCCGTACACTCCATCAACCCATTTGAGGCGCGACCGGCGGGCGAATGGATAGCCCAGTTCGACCAGCTCCGCGATGAGGCGCCGCTTATCAGCAACGAGTTCGGCGTGCCCCACTACATCGTGACCCGGTACGAGGACATGATGGCTGTCTACCAAGATGCGAAGACGTTCTCGAGTAGGGCGGTCAGCGTTTTCGATCCCGAACCCGGGTACAAATGGATTCCGGAGATGCTCGACGGCGACGAACATCGTCAATGGCGTAAGCAGTTGGGTCCACTGTTCTCGCCCAAAGAAGCTGACAAGCTCGAAGACAAAATCCGCGCGCGCGCCATCGAGCTCATCGAGCCGATCGTCAACGGCACCGAGTGCGACTTCATGGAAGCCTTCGCCTTCAAGTACCCGACATCGATCTTCCTCGAACTGATGGGCCTGCCCGTCGAGGATCTCGACAAGCTCATGGTGTGGGAACACGACATCCTGCATGCGACGGGTGACACCGAGGAAGTGACCCGGACTCGGATGGCTGCGATGAACGCGGTGATCGAATACTTCGGGTCGATCATCGAAGCCCGCCGCGAGCACCCGCAGGACGACCTCATCAGCCAGGCGCTGGCGTTCGAGATCGACGGCGAACCGGTGAGCGCGGACGACATGAACTCCTTCTGTCTCCTCATGTTCATGGCAGGTATGGACACCGTGTCGGCGACACTAGGACTGATCTTCCATCACCTGGCTGCCAATCCAGATCATCGGCAGATGATCCTCGACGATGAAGAGCTAATCCCTTCGGCGATCGAGGAGTTCATCCGGGCCTACGCAATTGTGGTTCCCGCGCGGCAGGCCACAAAAGACACCGAAGTCGCCGGCTGCCCCATCCGTAAGGGCGAGATGTTGTCACTTCCACTCAACGCGGCCACTCGCGATGGCAACGTCTACGACGACGCGACCGAAATCATCCTTGACCGAAGCCCGAACAATCACATCGGGTTCGGCGCAGGACCCCATCGCTGCCTCGGTTCGCACCTCGCCCGCCGCGAGCTACGCATCGCACTCGAGGAGTGGCACAAGCGCATCCCGCACTACCGCCTCGCAGAGAACGCTGCACCGATGGAAATGGGTTCTCAGCTCGGGCTCAACTCGGTCCCCATCGTCTGGGACCGCTGA
- a CDS encoding ABC transporter ATP-binding protein, producing MTTDHVLEVRNLSVRYGPALAVHDVSFDVRTGSVTAVLGTNGAGKTTLARALCGLVRPSEGSIVFAGSEVVGMRADKIARAGLMYLPEGRGIFPGLSVGDNLRIATVSRPRSQRSECIDRAVQYFPVLAQRLGQRAGTLSGGEQQMLSLARALALRPPLVIADEMSLGLAPKMVDMVFEGLKSAAAAGTAVLMIEQFVHRSLEMADSALVIRRGSLAWQGPAEGATQAVEEHYVPAGRTASAS from the coding sequence ATGACCACCGATCACGTCCTCGAAGTAAGGAACCTCTCCGTCCGCTATGGACCGGCACTGGCAGTGCACGACGTGTCGTTCGACGTCCGCACCGGTTCCGTGACCGCCGTCCTGGGCACCAACGGAGCGGGCAAGACGACGCTGGCCCGGGCACTGTGCGGACTCGTCCGTCCGAGCGAGGGCTCGATCGTCTTCGCCGGTTCCGAGGTGGTCGGCATGCGGGCGGACAAGATCGCGCGAGCGGGACTGATGTACCTGCCGGAGGGCCGCGGTATCTTTCCTGGTTTAAGTGTCGGCGACAACCTCCGCATCGCCACGGTGAGCCGGCCACGCAGCCAACGTTCAGAGTGCATCGACCGCGCGGTCCAGTACTTCCCCGTGCTGGCTCAGCGCCTCGGCCAGCGGGCCGGGACCCTCTCCGGCGGAGAGCAGCAGATGCTTTCGCTCGCAAGGGCGTTGGCGTTGCGACCACCACTCGTGATCGCTGACGAGATGTCGCTGGGTCTGGCCCCGAAGATGGTGGACATGGTCTTTGAGGGACTCAAATCGGCGGCTGCGGCCGGCACGGCCGTCCTGATGATCGAGCAGTTCGTACATCGGAGTCTGGAGATGGCCGACTCCGCCCTGGTCATCCGACGCGGCAGCTTGGCCTGGCAGGGTCCAGCCGAAGGTGCGACCCAGGCGGTTGAGGAGCACTATGTCCCCGCCGGACGCACGGCGTCCGCGTCGTAG
- a CDS encoding ABC transporter ATP-binding protein: MKHAESRTADGPVLSTVDITKRFGGLVALADVSVQVAPSSIVGLVGPNGAGKSTLFNVMSGYLRPSSGSVFLDGVEQTRHSGPQHRATMGVARTFQHPELFSDLTIREHLILAKRVRSAPRRLWTDLLRGAGLRMSTTSDDAAVDTLLDDLSLTDDADRLAVGLPLGVARRVEVGRALITDPRVVLLDEPSSGLDESETRDLARVLRDARTRHSVALVLVEHDVDLVLGMSDEVYVLDFGKLIAHGTPAEIRRDPTVRAAYLGDATEIATPDTPTSDTPVSEPAGLHQ, translated from the coding sequence GTGAAGCACGCCGAGAGCCGGACGGCCGATGGTCCCGTGTTGTCCACCGTCGACATCACGAAGAGGTTCGGTGGACTGGTGGCGCTCGCGGACGTGAGCGTGCAGGTCGCGCCCAGTTCCATCGTCGGCCTGGTCGGACCCAACGGTGCCGGCAAGAGCACATTGTTCAATGTGATGTCGGGGTACTTGCGACCCTCGTCGGGTTCGGTGTTCCTCGATGGCGTCGAACAGACCCGCCACAGCGGGCCCCAGCACCGCGCGACGATGGGCGTTGCGCGGACTTTTCAACATCCGGAATTGTTCTCGGATCTGACGATTCGCGAACACCTGATCCTGGCCAAACGGGTCCGATCGGCTCCCCGGCGGCTGTGGACCGACCTGTTGCGCGGAGCCGGGCTGCGGATGTCGACGACGAGCGATGACGCGGCGGTGGACACGCTTCTCGACGATCTGTCGTTGACCGACGACGCCGACCGACTCGCAGTTGGTCTCCCCCTCGGCGTGGCCCGCCGGGTGGAGGTGGGCAGAGCGCTGATCACCGATCCCCGGGTGGTCCTCCTCGACGAACCGTCGTCGGGGTTGGACGAGTCCGAAACACGGGATCTGGCAAGGGTGTTGCGGGACGCGCGGACCAGACACTCGGTCGCTCTGGTACTGGTCGAGCATGACGTCGACCTGGTGTTGGGTATGTCCGACGAGGTCTACGTTCTCGACTTCGGCAAGCTCATCGCGCACGGCACGCCGGCGGAGATCCGGCGCGACCCGACCGTTCGGGCTGCATATCTCGGTGACGCCACCGAGATCGCGACCCCCGACACGCCCACGTCCGACACACCCGTTTCCGAACCGGCAGGACTTCACCAATGA
- a CDS encoding ABC transporter permease, whose protein sequence is MLEFTVAGLALGSIYAIVASGLVITYVSAGVLNFAFGPMAFFLARFYYFLHSEQSMGILPAFVIAVLIGGPLLGVALYFALFQHIRRSSTLIKIVATIGLSVALPAASRLIFGDLAVTVVPGLAPEPVAVYRVGGVAINLNQVLMMGALVLLVVVGGLALKFTQVGLVVRGMVDTEAMSQLVGVNTRLVSVGVWAFSSFLAGVAGVLVAPTVGLSSDQFILLVSAAFAAVVIARFVSVGVAIVAGLLIGWLTTVIQSQLPSDSSWTTAVVASTPFALMLMVLLYYRVTGRGADEDTGVGGALDRAIAVVDTGTAKTVGGSVRRISQGSRGPLIAPGVLIALVCVAVLPQVLPNYWVGLVAQGICMAIVFLSFTLLTGQGGMVWLCQAALAGIGAVTTAQLVTEFGWPVIPSLLAAAVVTSLFGLVIGLVTIRLGNLYIALVTLSFALLIQTMMFTREWIENNGAGIAVLRPDWLRTDADFLYFGLVVFSLAALVVLNFRRSTAGLALAAVRSSEAGARSIAINVVQAKLMVAVLASATAGVGGGMMALYAGAATPLTYSAILGMVWLAVLVTMGVRSNIAALFAGMALTVFPGIFSTYLPHSLGDVPTVLFGVGAILVARDPEGVVATQSRQITGLVKQLGRSAGRRPSTTSPPGDDMITPTAQQAQGEVAR, encoded by the coding sequence ATGCTTGAATTCACGGTGGCCGGACTCGCCCTGGGCTCGATCTATGCGATCGTCGCCTCGGGATTGGTCATCACCTACGTATCCGCCGGCGTACTGAACTTCGCGTTCGGTCCGATGGCTTTCTTCCTGGCACGCTTCTACTATTTCCTGCACAGCGAGCAAAGCATGGGAATCCTCCCGGCGTTCGTCATAGCGGTGTTGATCGGCGGCCCGCTGCTGGGCGTCGCGCTCTATTTCGCGTTGTTTCAACATATCCGGCGGTCATCGACACTCATCAAGATAGTCGCAACCATCGGGCTCTCGGTGGCCCTGCCCGCGGCCAGCAGGCTCATCTTCGGAGACCTCGCGGTCACCGTGGTCCCCGGCCTTGCTCCCGAGCCAGTAGCGGTCTACCGAGTCGGCGGCGTCGCCATCAACCTCAATCAGGTGTTGATGATGGGTGCGCTGGTGCTGCTCGTGGTCGTCGGCGGATTGGCATTGAAGTTCACCCAGGTCGGCCTGGTGGTGCGGGGGATGGTCGACACGGAAGCGATGTCTCAGCTCGTCGGGGTCAACACTCGGCTGGTGTCGGTGGGGGTCTGGGCGTTCAGCTCATTCCTCGCCGGCGTCGCCGGTGTCCTCGTGGCGCCAACCGTCGGGTTGTCGTCGGATCAATTCATCCTCCTGGTGAGCGCCGCGTTCGCCGCGGTGGTGATCGCCCGATTCGTCAGTGTCGGCGTCGCCATTGTCGCCGGCCTGCTCATCGGATGGCTCACCACCGTGATCCAGAGTCAGTTGCCATCCGACAGCAGTTGGACCACCGCCGTCGTCGCAAGCACGCCGTTCGCCCTGATGCTCATGGTGTTGCTCTATTACCGCGTCACCGGCCGGGGCGCCGACGAGGACACCGGTGTCGGCGGGGCACTGGACCGGGCGATCGCGGTTGTCGACACGGGTACCGCAAAGACCGTGGGAGGCAGCGTGCGCCGCATCTCCCAAGGATCCCGGGGTCCGCTCATCGCGCCGGGCGTACTGATCGCGCTCGTGTGCGTCGCTGTGCTGCCGCAGGTCTTGCCCAATTACTGGGTCGGCCTCGTCGCGCAGGGCATCTGCATGGCGATCGTGTTCTTGTCTTTCACCCTGCTCACCGGTCAGGGCGGCATGGTGTGGTTGTGTCAGGCTGCGCTGGCCGGCATCGGCGCGGTGACCACCGCCCAACTAGTGACCGAGTTCGGCTGGCCCGTCATCCCGTCCTTGCTCGCCGCAGCGGTGGTCACGTCGCTGTTCGGACTCGTCATCGGCCTCGTCACCATACGGCTGGGTAACCTGTACATAGCGTTGGTCACGCTGAGTTTTGCGTTGTTGATCCAGACGATGATGTTCACGCGCGAATGGATCGAGAACAACGGCGCCGGAATCGCCGTGCTGCGACCGGACTGGCTGCGCACCGATGCCGACTTCCTCTACTTCGGGCTCGTGGTCTTCAGTCTCGCCGCACTGGTGGTACTCAACTTTCGACGCTCGACTGCGGGGTTGGCCCTCGCGGCGGTCCGCTCCAGCGAAGCGGGTGCGCGATCGATCGCGATCAACGTGGTGCAGGCAAAGCTGATGGTCGCCGTACTGGCCTCGGCAACAGCGGGAGTCGGCGGCGGCATGATGGCTCTGTATGCGGGAGCGGCCACCCCGCTCACCTACTCGGCGATCCTCGGAATGGTCTGGCTCGCAGTGCTTGTCACCATGGGCGTACGTTCGAACATCGCCGCACTGTTCGCCGGGATGGCGCTCACTGTCTTCCCTGGCATCTTCTCGACCTACCTCCCACACTCGCTCGGTGACGTGCCCACCGTCCTGTTCGGCGTCGGCGCAATCCTCGTCGCCCGCGATCCCGAGGGGGTAGTCGCGACTCAGTCCCGCCAGATCACTGGTCTCGTAAAACAATTGGGGCGCAGTGCTGGCCGCCGCCCGTCCACCACGTCGCCACCTGGTGATGACATGATCACGCCGACAGCGCAACAGGCACAGGGAGAGGTGGCACGGTGA
- a CDS encoding ABC transporter substrate-binding protein: MHFTSEVLLKRKLISSTGAIVVAAMLAAGCADAGSGDGSSVSAGDTVKVGLMYDVTGPAAAGSVGADIGAKARIDAINAAGGVNGRKLELVIGDSASTPAGAQSAAKTLVEQRGVFAVMTWTYTANAAAAYLEQQGVPVIGGSWDSAPQWAHGENFFGTQPANTEASVVTTYGNWFKKAGVTKAAAIGLNTASGKTAAEKVAESIKSGGIDVPLVNTSIDQTTADFGPTALAIKNSGVDGLYVALAPNGIYALAAALKQQSVNLKLAMAGTGYGQELLDNPSARQGAEGMQFVMHYQPKELGTNATKAMVSALEGQGFTGSPGFAVAGGYTDVDLFAYGLRLTGDDLTRENFVTKLRDDTGWNADGLMAGTASFPEFVPAGPGLNYGNCMYVSELRGESFTPVVDTPYCGDNID; the protein is encoded by the coding sequence ATGCACTTCACGAGTGAGGTTCTGTTGAAGCGCAAACTCATCAGCTCTACGGGGGCGATCGTCGTCGCCGCTATGCTCGCGGCCGGGTGTGCCGATGCCGGCAGTGGGGATGGAAGCTCGGTCAGCGCGGGCGATACTGTCAAGGTCGGCTTGATGTATGACGTGACCGGCCCCGCAGCGGCCGGAAGCGTCGGAGCCGACATCGGTGCGAAGGCCCGGATTGATGCGATCAACGCTGCCGGGGGTGTGAACGGGCGCAAACTCGAACTGGTGATCGGAGACTCCGCCTCCACCCCTGCTGGGGCACAGTCGGCTGCCAAGACTCTTGTCGAACAGCGCGGGGTATTCGCCGTCATGACGTGGACCTACACCGCCAATGCCGCAGCGGCCTACCTCGAGCAGCAGGGCGTTCCTGTGATCGGCGGCAGTTGGGATTCAGCACCGCAGTGGGCCCACGGCGAGAACTTCTTCGGCACGCAGCCCGCGAACACCGAGGCTTCGGTGGTCACAACGTATGGCAATTGGTTCAAGAAGGCTGGCGTGACGAAGGCCGCGGCCATCGGGCTGAACACTGCTTCGGGCAAGACTGCCGCCGAGAAGGTGGCGGAATCGATCAAGTCGGGTGGTATCGACGTCCCGCTGGTCAACACATCGATCGACCAGACCACCGCCGACTTCGGCCCCACCGCGCTCGCCATCAAGAACTCCGGCGTCGACGGCCTCTATGTCGCCCTCGCCCCCAACGGCATCTACGCCCTCGCAGCGGCATTGAAGCAGCAGAGCGTCAATCTCAAGCTCGCCATGGCAGGCACCGGCTACGGTCAGGAGCTCCTCGACAACCCGTCCGCACGACAAGGCGCCGAGGGCATGCAGTTCGTCATGCACTACCAGCCCAAGGAGCTCGGCACGAACGCGACAAAGGCGATGGTGTCGGCACTCGAGGGGCAAGGCTTCACCGGGTCACCGGGGTTCGCCGTCGCCGGCGGTTACACCGACGTCGACCTCTTCGCGTACGGCCTGCGGCTAACCGGTGACGACCTCACCCGCGAGAACTTCGTCACCAAGCTGCGAGACGACACCGGATGGAACGCTGACGGTCTGATGGCGGGCACCGCCTCGTTTCCCGAGTTCGTCCCGGCGGGACCAGGCTTGAACTACGGCAATTGCATGTACGTGTCCGAACTCCGCGGGGAGAGCTTTACACCGGTCGTCGACACGCCCTACTGCGGCGACAACATCGACTGA
- a CDS encoding SbtR family transcriptional regulator: MPRSIHSRLPWTLRAAKRPSRPTRPQPRRSRENRRASGQDRGDALRQWAIEFVKFVGEKRGMPQALKPVLGEHKPSHSEIKHRLVAAADLLLADSGEKVVRDDISTLDLLMLLNGITYFAEDYEPMVRFVDVLLDGLLVARNAS, encoded by the coding sequence GTGCCGAGGTCCATCCACAGTCGGCTCCCTTGGACACTCCGAGCAGCAAAGCGACCAAGCCGGCCGACGAGGCCGCAGCCCCGACGAAGTCGAGAAAACCGCCGCGCTTCCGGCCAGGATCGTGGCGACGCGCTGCGGCAGTGGGCCATCGAGTTCGTTAAGTTCGTCGGCGAGAAGCGTGGTATGCCCCAAGCGCTGAAACCAGTTCTCGGCGAACATAAGCCGTCTCACAGTGAAATCAAGCATCGTCTCGTTGCCGCAGCGGATCTGTTACTCGCCGACTCGGGAGAAAAGGTAGTTCGCGACGACATCAGCACACTCGACCTACTGATGCTTCTCAACGGAATCACTTATTTTGCAGAGGATTACGAGCCGATGGTCCGGTTCGTCGATGTCCTGCTCGACGGCCTTCTCGTCGCACGAAACGCGTCGTGA
- a CDS encoding MFS transporter: MIAVVVLLYWGWWELRTDRPLVDLEVSAHRQVLLTNAASVVFSFAMFAAMMVFPQVVQLPAATGYGLGG, from the coding sequence GTGATCGCGGTCGTGGTTCTGCTCTACTGGGGGTGGTGGGAGCTCCGAACCGATCGACCACTCGTCGATCTCGAGGTCTCCGCGCATCGTCAGGTACTGCTGACCAACGCCGCGTCGGTGGTCTTTTCCTTTGCGATGTTCGCCGCGATGATGGTGTTCCCGCAGGTTGTTCAGCTGCCAGCAGCAACAGGCTATGGCCTGGGCGGCTAA
- a CDS encoding alpha/beta fold hydrolase translates to MDNYSSATGRASSVALELCCEGTAIRGEHTIVPQSYGDVVFVHGGGQTRHSWRRTARRVASAGWSTLAFDLRGHGESDWAPDGDYSTDAMIADLRAVVGQLSRPPVVVGASLGGLLAVLLDGEGHETVRAIVLVDVVPRVDEAGALRVMEFMAAHREGFRSLDAAADAIAVYNPHRPRASSTDGLRRILRWREDRWHWHWDPSFLPDPPARRTDPDRVAAAARKVTVPTLAVRGAHSDIVTEQGLRDLAALIPHAQVEVVDAGHMVVGDDNATFDEQLPRFLLTLHQLSSR, encoded by the coding sequence ATGGACAACTACTCCTCAGCAACGGGACGCGCGTCGTCAGTCGCCCTCGAACTATGTTGTGAGGGAACAGCAATTCGAGGCGAGCACACGATCGTGCCCCAGAGCTACGGGGATGTGGTGTTCGTTCATGGGGGCGGGCAGACGCGCCACTCGTGGCGACGCACGGCGAGGCGTGTCGCGTCCGCGGGTTGGTCCACCCTTGCCTTCGACCTCCGCGGTCATGGGGAGAGTGACTGGGCGCCCGACGGCGACTATTCGACCGATGCGATGATCGCGGACCTCCGAGCGGTGGTCGGGCAATTGTCGCGGCCCCCCGTCGTGGTCGGAGCCTCGCTGGGCGGACTACTAGCGGTTTTGCTGGACGGCGAAGGGCACGAGACCGTCCGGGCCATCGTGCTCGTCGACGTGGTACCTCGTGTCGATGAGGCCGGTGCATTGCGCGTCATGGAATTCATGGCGGCGCATCGAGAAGGATTTCGATCGCTCGATGCAGCAGCCGACGCTATTGCGGTCTACAACCCGCACCGACCACGAGCGTCCTCGACGGATGGACTCCGACGAATCCTTCGCTGGCGCGAGGATCGTTGGCATTGGCATTGGGATCCGAGCTTTCTTCCGGATCCGCCGGCGCGACGGACCGATCCGGATCGCGTGGCGGCTGCGGCAAGGAAGGTCACGGTGCCAACCCTTGCTGTGCGAGGTGCACACTCGGACATAGTCACCGAACAGGGACTGCGCGACCTTGCGGCACTCATACCGCACGCCCAGGTCGAGGTCGTTGATGCTGGTCATATGGTGGTCGGTGACGATAACGCCACCTTTGATGAGCAACTGCCCCGATTCCTGCTGACGCTCCACCAACTGTCATCACGATGA